A stretch of Flexivirga aerilata DNA encodes these proteins:
- a CDS encoding endonuclease/exonuclease/phosphatase family protein, with translation MTQQPAPTRSPHEVRVASYNVRAWKDDRAALREVIRTIDADILLLQEVPRHPVSGHRIAGFADELGLTWFGGRRYRMSTTLMTTLRLDVLDAHHGKLTVRRGEEPRGYGMAMVRLPGHRPLCAVSVHLSLKSPERLPQVKEIFATVGEPVPPMVLGGDLNEEPTGAVWKYLGDTLRLVSPDRPTFSAQKPVKRIDGIFASPELPATAPALGLDPALLARATDHLPVVVDLDLSALAEPEPAGEQAAG, from the coding sequence ATGACGCAGCAACCCGCCCCGACCCGGTCGCCGCACGAGGTGCGAGTGGCGTCATACAACGTGCGGGCGTGGAAGGACGACCGCGCCGCGCTGCGCGAGGTGATCCGCACGATCGACGCGGACATCCTTCTGCTGCAAGAGGTTCCGCGGCATCCGGTGTCGGGCCACCGCATCGCCGGGTTCGCCGACGAGCTCGGTCTCACCTGGTTCGGCGGCCGCCGCTACCGGATGAGCACCACCTTGATGACCACGCTGCGGTTGGACGTGCTCGACGCGCACCACGGCAAGCTGACGGTCCGCCGGGGTGAGGAACCGCGCGGCTACGGCATGGCGATGGTCCGGCTGCCGGGGCACCGGCCGCTCTGCGCGGTGAGCGTGCACCTGTCGCTCAAGAGCCCGGAGCGCCTGCCGCAGGTCAAGGAGATCTTCGCCACCGTGGGCGAGCCGGTGCCGCCGATGGTGCTGGGCGGTGACCTCAACGAGGAGCCCACCGGCGCGGTGTGGAAGTACCTCGGCGACACCCTGCGCCTCGTCAGTCCGGACCGGCCGACGTTCTCCGCGCAGAAGCCGGTCAAACGCATCGACGGCATCTTCGCCTCACCCGAATTGCCGGCGACCGCACCGGCACTCGGGCTCGACCCGGCGCTGCTCGCGCGGGCGACCGACCACCTGCCGGTGGTGGTGGACCTCGACCTCAGCGCGCTCGCGGAGCCGGAGCCGGCCGGTGAGCAGGCCGCGGGCTAG